A single genomic interval of Rhododendron vialii isolate Sample 1 chromosome 3a, ASM3025357v1 harbors:
- the LOC131318728 gene encoding regulator of nonsense transcripts UPF2-like, with protein MDQPEDECQVGGEHHGKQDDEDAVARQEEFKKSIEAKIALRQSNLNPERPDSGFLRTLDSSIKRNTAVIKKLKQINEEQRESLMDDLRSVNLSKFVSEAVTAICDAKLRSSDIQAAVQICSLLHQRYQEFSSSLVQGLLKVFFPGKSGDDSEADRNLRAMKKRSSLKLLLELFFVGVTEDSGIFVNIIKDLTSADHLKDRDATQTNLSLLASFARQGRTFLGLQQSGQELLEEFFKGLHITVDQKKIFRKSLCAYYEAAAGLLQSEHSSLRQMEHENAKILNAKGELSDENASSYEKLRKSYDHLYRGVSALAEALDMELPVLPEDGHTTRVTTGEDTLSPGSGKDSSVLEAMWDDEDTRAFYESLPDLRAFVPAVLLGEAEPKLNEQSPKTQEQPLDSPPESDQGQMASLDSAEVSADPGTSQEGANEKGKDKDEKDKERTRDQDKEKGKGKDAERKGETEKEKTKGLEGTNLDGLLQRLPSCVSRDLIDQLTVEFCYLNSKSNRKKLVRALFNVPRTSLELLPYYSRMVATLSTCMKDVSSMLLQLLEEEFNFLINKKDQINIESKIRNIRFIGELCKFKIASAGFVFCCFKTCLDDFTHHNIDVACNLLETCGRFLYRSPETSVRMANMLEILMRLKNVKNLDPRHSTLVENAYYLCKPPERSARISKVRPPLHQYIRKLLFSDLDKSSIEHVLRQLRKLPWNECEPYLVKCFTKVHKGKYGQIHLIASLTAGLSRYHDEFAVAVVDEVLEEIRVGLELNDFGMQQQRLAHMRLLGELYNYEQLDSSVIFDTLYLILIFGLGTLEQDVLDPPEDFFRARMVITLLETCGHYFDRGSSKRKLDRFLIHFQRYILSKGALPLDIEFDLQDLFADLRPKMTRYSSVEEVNAVLIELEEHERTASTDKAYSEKHSDIEKLPSSATSGSISVNGQNLVNGILEENGGGHEGIPDSDTNSESSTIDPEGHDEEEDLDEENHDDVGDSEDDYDDGDGIEDDEDEEVHFRQRVIEMDPLEEAEFEKELKALMQESLDSRKLELRARPTLNMAIPMNVFEGPTKDHHGRGGFEVESGDETLDEEPGGSKEVRVKVLVKRGSKQQTKQMYIPRDCSLVQSTKQKEAAELEEKQDIKRLVLEYNDREEEEHNGVGTQPTGWMQSGGGSRVSGRGHAWDGHSGRGSAGSRNRYFQHYSGGGVYYSRRK; from the exons ATGGATCAGCCTGAGGATGAATGTCAGGTGGGGGGTGAACATCATGGCAAGCAAGATGATGAG gaTGCTGTTGCACGACAGGAGGAATTTAAGAAGTCAATAGAAGCAAAAATAGCTCTTCGTCAAAGTAACTTGAATCCTGAAAGGCCTG ACTCTGGTTTTCTCAGGACATTAGATTCCAGCATTAAGCGCAACACCGCAGTTATCAAGAAACTCAAGCAGATTAATGAAGAGCAACGGGAAAGTTTGATGGATGATTTGCGAAGTGTCAACTTAAGCAAATTTGTTAGTGAAGCAGTGACAGCTATTTGTGATGCCAAGCTTAGATCTTCAGACATACAAGCTGCGGTTCAG ATATGTTCTTTGCTTCATCAAAGGTACCAAGAATTCTCGTCAAGCTTGGTTCAGGGCCTCTTAAAAGTCTTCTTTCCTGGGAAGTCTGGGGATGATTCTGAGGCGGACAGGAATTTAAGAGCCATGAAGAAGCGCAGCTCTTTAAAACTCCTTTTGGAACTTTTCTTTGTTGGTGTCACAGAAGACAGTGGCATTTTCGTTAATATCATAAAGGACCTTACTAGCGCAGATCACCTGAAGGATCGAGATGCAACTCAGacaaatctctctcttcttgccAGTTTTGCACGACAAGGGAGAACTTTCCTGGGACTTCAACAGTCTGGACAAGAACTTCTTGAGGAG tttttcaagggcctccatATCACTGTTGATCAGAAGAAAATTTTCAGGAAGTCATTGTGTGCATATTATGAAGCAGCTGCAGGACTTCTTCAGTCAGAGCATAGT TCTCTTCGTCAAATGGAGCATGAAAATGCAAAGATCCTGAATGCAAAAGGAGAGTTAAGTGATGAAAATGCCAGTTCATATGAAAAGCTGCGAAAGTCTTACGATCATCTGTATCGTGGTGTGTCAGC TTTAGCTGAAGCTCTTGACATGGAACTTCCGGTGCTGCCAGAGGATGGTCACACAACTAGGGTCACAACTGGGGAGGACACATTATCACCTGGTTCTGGAAAAGATTCTTCAGTGCTTGAAGCAATGTGGGATGATGAAGATACTAGAGCTTTTTATGAAAGCTTACCAGATCTCAG AGCATTTGTTCCTGCAGTATTACTGGGAGAAGCAGAACCCAAGTTGAATGAGCAATCTCCGAAGACACAAGAACAACCATTG GATTCGCCACCTGAATCAGACCAAGGCCAGATGGCTAGCCTAGATTCGGCAGAAGTTTCTGCAGATCCTGGAACTTCTCAGGAGGGAGCAAATGAGAAAGGTAAAGACAAAGATGAAAAGGATAAAGAAAGGACCAGAGACCAAgacaaagagaaaggaaaaggcaaAGATGCTGAAAGAAAGGGCGAAACTGAAAAGGAGAAAACTAAAGGTCTTGAAGGGACAAATTTGGATGGTCTATTGCAGAGGCTACCCAGTTGTGTGAGCCGTGACCTTATTGATCAGTTGACT GTGGAGTTTTGTTATTTAAATTCCAAATCAAACCGGAAAAAGCTTGTGAGGGCTTTGTTTAATGTTCCAAGAACATCTCTAGAACTGCTGCCATACTACTCACGGATGGTTGCCACTCTGTCAACTTGCATGAAGGATGTCTCTTCCATGCTCTTGCAGTTGTTGGAGGAAGAGTTCAACTTTTTGATAAATAAGAAG GATCAAATAAATATTGAGTCAAAGATCAGGAATATTCGGTTCATTGGAGAACTCTGCAAGTTCAAGATTGCTTCAGCTggctttgttttttgttgttttaag ACTTGTTTGGATGACTTTACTCATCACAACATTGATGTTGCCTGCAATCTTCTCGAGACATGTGGTCGTTTTCTTTACCGCTCCCCTGAAACTTCTGTACGCATGGCTAACATGCTGGAGATTTTAATGCGcttaaaaaatgtcaaaaatttgGATCCTCGTCACAGTACACTAGTGGAAAATGCATACTACTTGTGCAAACCACCGGAAAGATCTGCACGAATCTCAAAAGTCCGTCCTCCATTGCATCAG TACATCAGAAAACTACTTTTCTCAGATCTCGATAAGTCCTCCATCGAGCATGTGCTAAGACAGCTTCGTAAACTACCATGGAATGAATGCGAGCCGTACCTTGTAAAATGCTTTACGAAGGTTCACAAGGGCAAGTATGGTCAGATTCACTTGATTGCTTCACTTACTGCTGGCTTGAGTCGCTATCATGATGAATTTGCAGTTGCTGTTGTTGATGAG GTCTTGGAGGAAATCAGGGTGGGACTAGAGTTGAATGACTTTGGGATGCAACAACAACGCCTTGCCCACATGCGGCTCTTAGGGGAGCTGTACAACTATGAGCAATTGGATTCGTCTGTTATTTTTGATACACTCTACTTGATTCTCATTTTTGGCCTTGGGACCTTAGAG CAAGATGTGTTGGATCCGCCCGAAGATTTTTTTCGTGCCAGAATGGTCATTACACTTCTGGAAACTTGTGGGCATTATTTTGATCGAGGTTCTTCAAAGAGGAAACTCGATCGATTCTTGATTCATTTCCAGAGGTACATCCTTAGCAAAGGCGCATTACCACTCGATATTGAATTTGACTTACAG GACTTATTTGCAGATTTACGCCCAAAAATGACACGATATTCATCTGTTGAAGAAGTTAATGCAGTTCTGATTGAACTTGAGGAGCATGAACGTACTGCTTCCACAGATAAGGCCTACAGTGAGAAGCACTCAGACATAGAAAAACTTCCAAGCAGTGCTACATCTGGCAGCATCTCAGTGAATGGACAAAACCTTGTGAATGGTATTCTTGAGGAAAATGGGGGAGGTCATGAGGGAATTCCGGACAGTGACACTAATTCAGAGAGTAGTACCATTGACCCAGAGGGACATGACGAGGAAGAAGATTTGGATGAAGAGAATCATGACGACGTGGGCGACAGTGAGGATGATTATGATGATGGTGACGGAATAGAGGATGATGAGGATGAAGAAGTCCACTTTCGGCAGAGGGTCATAGAGATGGACCCTCTGGAGGAAGCTGAGTTTGAAAAAGAACTCAAGGCTCTGATGCAG GAGAGCTTGGATTCACGAAAACTAGAATTGCGAGCCCGACCAACACTTAACATGGCGATACCAATGAATGTCTTTGAGGGCCCCACAAAGGATCATCACGGAAGGGGGGGCTTCGAGGTGGAAAGCGGTGACGAGACGTTGGATGAGGAGCCGGGTGGAAGCAAGGAAGTTAGGGTGAAAGTTCTCGTAAAGCGAGGGAGCAAGCAACAGACGAAACAGATGTACATTCCTAGGGATTGTTCACTCGTGCAAAGCACCAAACAGAAAGAAGCAGCTGAGCTGGAAGAGAAACAAGACATCAAGAGATTGGTTTTGGAATATAATGATAGGGAAGAGGAGGAGCATAACGGGGTGGGGACACAACCGACAGGATGGATGCAAAGTGGCGGGGGAAGCAGAGTTTCAGGTCGGGGCCACGCATGGGATGGACACAGTGGAAGGGGGAGTGCTGGATCGCGGAACCGTTATTTTCAGCATTATTCAGGTGGTGGAGTCTATTATAGTAGAAGAAAGTGA